The Pyrenophora tritici-repentis strain M4 chromosome 10, whole genome shotgun sequence genome contains a region encoding:
- a CDS encoding splicing factor 3a, translated as MANPNGDGAASGIVELDVKPPADIVIPPLNVREAVAKTAEFIARRGEQHLVAMKQRIEADTANKLKFAFVGDDDPYNPYFLWYLQQLREGHGRSAHQNAGRVVDNKPKGPPEPPKFRFSARMPNISAKDLEVLKLTAMYTARVGENWLKELRNRESGNYQFEFLRPNHSFFQYFRSLVEQYKILLEEEATVNARMEELQHNIKNRFHILDRAKGRAEYVKYVTAQKEKEEKKVEAEKQEYATIDWHDFSVIATVLFDEADDEAQLPPPAQLNDLQSQSLEQKAAISLSTRRLEEAMPDDVPYYNATQQHVPPPMAPNYAPMAPPVQPAYGMPSYAPPPMPDYRTPTQISREEEQARLARDRQAESEQRARAQAAARGAPGRIVTDYVPRAAAKKANSLMAVCPNCKQQIPSNEMDEHIRIELLDPRWKEQREKSEARYATTINTADVANNLKRFASQREDIYDGATGLPISAEEEARRKKAALSYSGQPDPAKDAARMSQMQSVTIQEQVRMIREKHGQ; from the exons ATGGCCAACCCTAACGGAGACGGTGCTGCTTCGGGTATCGTAGAACTTGACGTGAAACCGCCTGCGGATATCGTCATCCCCCCGCTCAATGTTCGCGAAGCCGTAGCCAAGACGGCCGAGTTCATCGCTCGCCGTGGTGAACAACACCTCGTAGCCATGAAACAGCGAATCGAAGCCGACACTGCGAACAAGCTCAAGTTCGCCTTTGTTGGTGACGATGATCCGTACAATCCTTACTTTCTGTGGTATCTTCAGCAACTAAGGGAAGGCCATGGACGATCCGCCCACCAGAACGCTGGCCGCGTCGTCGACAATAAGCCCAAAGGTCCCCCAGAGCCGCCCAAATTCCGATTCTCCGCGCGTATGCCCAACATTAGTGCTAAGGATCTGGAAGTGCTTAAGCTTACGGCCATGTATACGGCGCGAGTGGGTGAGAACTGGTTGAAGGAGCTGCGAAACCGCGAGTCCGGAAACTATCAGTTTGAGTTTCTCCGACCAAACCACAGCTTCTTTCAGTACTTCCGATCGCTCGTTGAACAATACAAGATCCTACTTGAGGAAGAAGCCACTGTCAACGCACGTATGGAGGAGCTGCAGCACAACATCAAGAACCGATTCCATATTCTAGATCGCGCAAAGGGGCGCGCCGAGTACGTCAAGTACGTAACCGCAcagaaggagaaggaagaaAAGAAGGTTGAAGCCGAGAAGCAGGAGTATGCGACCATCGACTGGCACGACTTCAGCGTCATTGCGACTGTGCTCTTTGATGAGGCTGACGATGAAGCGCAACTTCCTCCCCCTGCGCAGCTAAACGATTTGCAATCCCAGTCCCTAGAGCAGAAAGCCGCCATTTCGCTGTCGACGAGGCGTCTCGAGGAAGCCATGCCCGACGATGTCCCCTACTACAACGCCACTCAACAGCATGTGCCGCCCCCGATGGCGCCCAACTATGCCCCGATGGCGCCGCCCGTTCAGCCGGCGTATGGCATGCCATCCTACGCGCCTCCCCCCATGCCCGACTACCGCACGCCCACGCAGATATCGCGCGAGGAAGAACAGGCTCGTCTGGCGCGAGACCGTCAAGCAGAGAGCGAGCAGCGTGCACGCGCCCAAGCCGCTGCCCGAGGAGCGCCTGGTCGCATTGTTACAGACTATGTTCCCCGAGCTGCCGCAAAGAAGGCAAACAGTTTAATGGCCGTGTGCCCTAACTGCAAGCAGCAAATACCTTCCAACGAGATGGATGAGCACATCCGCA TCGAATTACTTGATCCGCGCTGGAAGGAACAGCGTGAGAAGTCCGAAGCTCGGTACGCGACCACGATCAACACGGCCGACGTTGCGAACAACCTTAAGCGCTTTGCCAGCCAACGTGAGGATATTTACGACGGCGCTACTGGGTTGCCGATATCTGCGGAGGAAGAAGCTCGCAGGAAGAAGGCAGCATTGTCGTACAGCGGGCAGCCAGATCCTGCCAAGGACGCTGCTCGTATGTCGCAGATGCAGAGCGTTACTATCCAGGAGCAGGTTCGCATGATCCGGGAAAAGCACGGTCAGTGA
- a CDS encoding Complex1-LYR-1 multi-domain protein codes for MSLAQATKGDMPYQVRSLYRSLLRQSNQFAAYNFREYAKRRTRDAFRDSKSINDERQVQEMVQKGLSELQMLKRQTVISQFYQIDRLVVEGGKGGKQKGDHNDIVRVKDQGWD; via the exons ATGTCATTAGCACAAGCAACAAAAGGCGACATGCCCTATCAAGTCAGGTCGCTT TACCGCTCCCTTCTGCGCCAGAGTAACCAGTTCGCCGCTTACAATTTTCGCGAATACGCCAAACGGAGAACGCGCGACGCTTTCCGGGACAGCAAGAGCATAAACGACGAGAGGCAGGTACAGGAGATGGTACAAAAAGGGCTGAGCGAGCTGCAGATGTTGAAG AGGCAAACCGTCATAAGTCAGTTCTACCAAATCGACCGATTAGTCGTCGAAGGTGGGAAGGGAGGCAAGCAGAAGGGCGACCACAACGACATTGTCAGAGTAAAGGATCAGGGCTGGGATTGA
- a CDS encoding Periplasmic protein TonB, whose translation MAPFRNRDRSNRSGRGQIEHNVLEGLPITQYREAEITIEPHSVDAKPLDKDAWPELPMPRDSHMLPEHSQQILRAARSGRVYKPPAPPEDDNEMKDEEEESKEIRTGFTIKKYVKVPRHLEVSEPEYLAKRRKGLPSPYVQPTQVVAQPVLRETKVKKLDAEGNVSVYKVLVPEGQVVEGEVQPTDAALEVAPATAVPGTIVEGVGVVNAEGVIVANDIMQQTPPRRRPPPPKKKNKRGGPGRGRKRVIFAEGATEQGTPVSNASGDMLGVPNVKREDGSVAPSDGGDTPMGDAGGEEEEGSGEEGSEDEDQDMERTSTPATPLISSVAPTSAPTMETTTLPETTPAEVIKAPTQAPATTSAPSQDKPETARAEKTVVVTGSSQTMQQTEERDPSSSPDLPLSSTSHSPQNSLNQIPTPVATTDAVVPEEALSELPAPTVAPTVEKEAVPEPVVAPQPKPKTEPESAPEAAPAPAPEPAPEPEPAPVQEPAPQPAPESIPEPVDSEMVMHSAPTSEPDLMGSLERQLEKDNEDMTES comes from the exons ATGGCTCCG TTCCGGAACAGGGATCGTTCCAACAGATCAGGGCGCGGTCAAATAGAGCACAATGTGCTAGAAGGACTCCCCATTACTCAATATCGGGAGGCTGAAATCACTATTGAACCACATTCCGTAGATGCCAAACCATTGGATAAGGATGCCTGGCCCGAACTACCCATGCCCCGGGACTCCCACATGTTACCTGAACATTCTCAACAAATACTACGAGCAGCACGATCCGGGAGGGTATATAAGCCACCAGCACCTCCGGAAGATGACAACGAAATGAaagatgaagaggaggagagtAAAGAGATACGAACTGGTTTCACGATCAAGAAGTATGTCAAAGTACCACGGCATCTAGAAGTGTCAGAGCCAGAATATCTTGCCAAGAGAAGGAAGGGACTACCATCGCCCTATGTTCAGCCCACCCAGGTAGTGGCCCAACCTGTTCTACGGGAAACGAAAGTGAAAAAGTTGGATGCAGAAGGCAATGTATCAGTCTACAAGGTCCTCGTCCCAGAAGGTCAGGTGGTAGAGGGTGAAGTTCAACCCACGGACGCTGCCCTTGAGGTTGCACCAGCTACTGCCGTACCAGGAACGATTGTCGAGGGCGTTGGTGTAGTGAATGCAGAGGGCGTTATCGTTGCCAATGATATCATGCAGCAAACTCCGCCTAGACGGCGCCCACCACCACCtaagaagaagaacaagcGCGGAGGTCCAGGCAGAGGTAGAAAGAGGGTCATATTTGCCGAAGGAGCTACAGAGCAGGGAACGCCTGTATCCAATGCCAGTGGCGATATGCTTGGAGTACCAAATGTCAAACGAGAAGATGGTTCCGTAGCACCATCAGATGGTGGAGATACGCCAATGGGAGATGCTGGCggcgaggaagaagagggtTCCGGCGAAGAGGGCTCAGAAGATGAAGATCAAGATATGGAGCGCACCTCCACCCCCGCGACGCCTCTGATTTCTTCGGTAGCACCAACCAGTGCACCAACTATGGAAACTACCACTCTACCGGAGACAACTCCAGCAGAAGTTATCAAGGCGCCAACCCAAGCACCAGCGACTACCAGCGCGCCCTCGCAAGATAAACCAGAGACCGCGAGGGCCGAAAAAACTGTGGTCGTGACTGGTTCATCTCAGACGATGCAGCAAACTGAAGAGCGTGATCCTTCTAGCTCACCTGATCTACCGCTATCTTCGACATCACATAGCCCCCAGAATTCGCTCAATCAGATTCCCACTCCTGTCGCTACCACAGACGCCGTCGTTCCCGAAGAAGCCCTGAGTGAACTACCAGCGCCGACAGTAGCTCCCACTGTAGAAAAGGAGGCTGTACCGGAACCAGTCGTCGCACCCCAGCCTAAACCTAAGACTGAGCCCGAGTCTGCACCTGAAGCtgcaccagcaccagcacctGAACCCGCACCCGAGCCTGAACCTGCCCCTGTACAAGAGCCTGCACCTCAGCCTGCACCAGAGTCCATACCTGAACCCGTCGATTCAGAAATGGTCATGCACTCAGCCCCAACTTCAGAACCAGACCTCATGGGAAGTCTCGAGCGGCAGCTTGAAAAAGACAACGAGGACATGACAGAGTCATAG
- a CDS encoding hippurate hydrolase, whose translation MPSITEIVKGHQPDLTSYEELYKWFHTHPELSFQEKNTAEAIVKHLETFKVYTIHPSIGGHGVAASFSNGPGKTVLLRADIDALPVEEQTGLVYASTVRMKDLDGIEKPVMHACGHDMHITALLAAAECLVKCKDQWSGELILVFQPAEERAGGAQNMVDDGLYKLVKEPDVVIGAHVMPERAGVIGTKYGLIASSADRFQLRILGRQAHASTPHRGIDPILQAASTIMRLQSIVSREVDPLDFAVVTVSAFHAGDAENIIPSEANLKIDVRAALPSTRERVLASVKRIIASEADASNNPNVPTLTPTTQFPLLFNDAAVTARLEETFSQHFTPGKQGYQNDIARLQGSEDFGILATAIGKPSCFFLYGGTEQGVWDRAEREGRLSEDVPGNHSPFFAPVVQPTLTVGMEGYVVAALTYLAKEG comes from the exons ATGCCTTCCATCACTGAAATCGTCAAAGGACATCAACCGGATCTTACTTCATATGAAGAGCTTT ACAAGTGGTTCCACACGCATCCCGAACTATCATTCCAGGAAAAGAACACGGCAGAAGCTATTGTCAAGCATCTCGAAACGTTCAAAGTCTATACCATTCATCCCTCCATTGGCGGCCATGGCGTCGCAGCCAGCTTCTCCAACGGACCCGGGAAAACGGTGCTTCTACGCGCAGACATTGATGCTCTACCCGTAGAAGAACAGACCGGTTTAGTATATGCCAGCACAGTGCGCATGAAAGATTTGGACGGCATTGAGAAGCCCGTCATGCATGCTTGTGGACACGACATGCACATTACAGCATTACTTGCAGCAGCCGAGTGTCTAGTAAAGTGCAAGGACCAATGGAGCGGCGAGCTAATCTTGGTATTCCAGCCCGCGGAAGAAAGAGCAGGTGGTGCGCAAAACATGGTAGACGACGGCTTATACAAGTTGGTTAAGGAACCAGATGTCGTTATTGGAGCGCATGTGATGCCGGAACGAGCTGGAGTAATAGGCACAAAATATGGGTTGATCGCCAGTTCGGCAGATCGATTCCA ACTCCGTATCCTAGGCCGACAAGCCCACGCCTCTACACCGCACCGCGGCATCGACCCCATCCTGCAAGCCGCCTCAACAATAATGCGTCTCCAATCCATCGTTTCCCGCGAAGTCGATCCCCTCGACTTCGCCGTCGTAACCGTCTCTGCCTTCCATGCCGGTGACGCCGAAAACATCATCCCGAGCGAAGCCAACCTAAAAATCGATGTCCGCGCCGCTCTCCCTTCAACCCGCGAGCGCGTCCTCGCCAGCGTCAAGCGCATCATCGCCTCCGAAGCCGACGCCTCAAACAACCCTAATGTACCTACTCTAACACCTACAACGCAGTTTCCCCTCTTATTCAACGATGCGGCTGTCACGGCGCGGTTGGAGGAAACGTTTTCCCAGCATTTCACCCCTGGGAAGCAGGGGTATCAGAATGATATTGCGAGATTGCAGGGAAGTGAAGATTTTGGAATTTTGGCGACGGCGATTGGGAAACCGAGTTGTTTCTTTTTGTATGGGGGGACAGAGCAGGGCGTTTGGGATAGGGCAGAGAGGGAGGGCAGGTTGAGTGAGGATGTGCCTGGGAATCATAGTCCGTTTTTTGCGCCCGTGGTGCAGCCTACGTTGACAGTGGGGATGGAGGGGTATGTGGTCGCTGCGTTGACGTATTTGGCGAAAGAAGGGTAG